In the bacterium genome, CCTGGCTCCAGGTGAATTTCTGACGGCTCAACAGCCTCGCGCCGTCGTTCGAGAAACAGGTGAAAAACCCGCCGTTTTCCCGGTCGATCCCGTTACGCATCCAGAACGGCAATATATTGCCGTGCAGCTCCTGGTTGTATTGCTGCAGAAGGTGCTCGAAAGGCTGGCTCCACATC is a window encoding:
- a CDS encoding N-acylglucosamine 2-epimerase, which gives rise to MWSQPFEHLLQQYNQELHGNILPFWMRNGIDRENGGFFTCFSNDGARLLSRQKFTWSQGRFVWLLSRLYRNLEGRATEAERSAYLEPARAGAEFLMRHARLENGNCA